From the Helicobacter pylori genome, one window contains:
- the rpmB gene encoding 50S ribosomal protein L28, whose protein sequence is MAKRCALTFKGPMIGNHVSHANNKNKRRLLPNLRSIKIQLDDGTTKRIKVAASTLRTMRKGA, encoded by the coding sequence ATGGCAAAAAGATGCGCTTTAACTTTCAAAGGGCCTATGATAGGCAATCATGTCAGTCATGCGAACAACAAAAACAAGCGCCGCTTGCTCCCTAACTTGCGATCGATTAAGATCCAATTAGACGACGGCACGACCAAACGCATTAAAGTGGCTGCTTCCACTTTAAGAACCATGCGTAAAGGGGCTTAG
- a CDS encoding HpaA family protein, with protein sequence MNCFFFKRLFFSQKLCFKVLIALGLSGALVGCAIKSVAEVKPQNQQEKPIQVNEKIQTTQKVTPFHFNYSLHVAQAAQNYRLIGILAPRIQMSDNLKPYSALFQDALRHQIQAIFEKRGYQTLFFKDESALTPQDKRKLFAVLDVKGWVGVLEDLKLLLKDPNNANALTAQSSGSVWFSFYEPESYRVIYDFKVGLGDFQAIVHAYNNNHSLGFNLKNNLFTGLENNKQDAIHQILNKIYASIMKKAVTELTEKNISQYKEAIDKMKGFKTPVSQKKGF encoded by the coding sequence ATGAATTGTTTCTTTTTCAAGCGTTTATTTTTTTCTCAAAAACTTTGTTTTAAAGTGCTAATCGCTTTGGGGCTTTCAGGTGCGTTGGTTGGTTGTGCGATTAAATCAGTTGCTGAAGTAAAACCCCAAAACCAACAAGAAAAACCCATTCAAGTTAATGAAAAAATTCAAACCACCCAAAAAGTAACGCCATTCCATTTTAACTACTCCTTGCATGTGGCTCAAGCCGCACAAAATTATCGTTTGATCGGTATTTTAGCGCCACGCATTCAAATGAGTGATAATCTAAAGCCTTATAGCGCTTTATTCCAAGATGCTTTAAGGCATCAAATCCAAGCTATTTTTGAAAAAAGAGGCTATCAAACGCTCTTTTTTAAAGATGAAAGCGCTTTAACTCCGCAGGATAAAAGAAAGCTTTTTGCCGTTTTAGATGTGAAAGGCTGGGTGGGCGTTTTAGAAGATTTGAAACTCCTTTTAAAAGATCCCAATAACGCAAACGCCCTCACCGCTCAAAGTTCAGGCTCTGTGTGGTTTAGTTTTTATGAGCCAGAAAGTTATCGTGTGATTTATGATTTTAAGGTGGGGTTAGGAGATTTTCAAGCAATTGTGCATGCTTATAACAATAACCATTCTTTAGGGTTTAATCTTAAAAACAATCTTTTCACCGGTTTAGAGAACAATAAACAGGATGCGATCCATCAGATTTTAAACAAAATATACGCTTCAATCATGAAAAAAGCCGTAACGGAATTGACGGAAAAAAATATTTCTCAATACAAAGAAGCGATTGATAAAATGAAAGGGTTTAAAACCCCTGTCTCTCAAAAAAAGGGCTTTTAA
- the mraY gene encoding phospho-N-acetylmuramoyl-pentapeptide-transferase, protein MLYSLLYGYFNINLFQYLTFRAGLGFFIAFFLTLFLMPRFILWAKAKKANQPISSFVPSHQNKKDTPTMGGIVFVFATIVASVLCASLSNLYVLLGIIVLVGFSFVGFRDDYTKINQQSNAGMSAKMKFGMLFILSLIVSVLLSLKGLDTFLYAPFLKNPLFEMPTMLAVGFWVLVFLSTSNAVNLTDGLDGLASVPSIFTLLSLSIFVYVAGNAEFSKYLLYPKVIDVGELFVISLALVGSLFGFLWYNCNPASVFMGDSGSLALGGFIAYNAIVSHNEILLVLMGSIFVIETLSVILQVGSYKTRKKRLFLMAPIHHHFEQKGWAENKVIVRFWIISMLSNLVALLSLKVR, encoded by the coding sequence ATGCTCTATTCTTTACTATATGGCTATTTCAATATCAATCTTTTCCAGTATTTGACTTTTAGAGCAGGGTTAGGGTTTTTCATAGCCTTTTTCCTCACGCTTTTTTTAATGCCTAGATTCATTCTATGGGCCAAGGCTAAAAAGGCTAACCAGCCCATTTCTAGCTTCGTGCCAAGCCACCAGAATAAAAAGGATACCCCTACGATGGGGGGGATTGTGTTTGTTTTTGCAACCATTGTTGCGAGCGTGTTGTGCGCGTCTTTGAGCAATCTTTATGTGTTGTTAGGGATAATCGTGTTAGTGGGCTTTAGTTTTGTGGGTTTTAGAGACGATTACACTAAAATCAACCAGCAAAGCAACGCCGGGATGAGCGCGAAAATGAAATTTGGCATGCTTTTTATCCTTTCGCTTATAGTGTCTGTTTTATTGAGTCTTAAGGGGTTGGACACTTTTTTATACGCGCCTTTTTTGAAAAACCCCTTGTTTGAAATGCCCACGATGTTAGCGGTTGGTTTTTGGGTGTTGGTTTTTTTATCCACGAGCAATGCGGTGAATTTAACCGACGGCTTAGACGGCTTAGCGAGTGTGCCTAGCATTTTCACCCTCTTAAGCCTTTCTATCTTTGTGTATGTGGCAGGGAATGCGGAATTTTCTAAATACTTACTTTATCCTAAAGTCATAGATGTGGGGGAATTGTTTGTGATTTCGCTAGCGTTAGTGGGATCGCTCTTTGGCTTTTTGTGGTATAACTGCAACCCGGCAAGCGTGTTTATGGGCGATAGCGGGAGTTTGGCTTTAGGAGGGTTTATCGCTTATAACGCTATTGTTTCGCATAATGAAATCTTACTCGTTTTAATGGGGTCTATTTTTGTAATAGAAACTTTGTCTGTGATCTTGCAAGTAGGGAGTTATAAAACCCGTAAAAAACGCCTTTTTTTAATGGCGCCCATCCATCATCATTTTGAGCAAAAGGGTTGGGCAGAAAATAAGGTGATCGTGCGTTTTTGGATCATTTCTATGCTGAGTAATTTAGTCGCTCTTTTAAGCTTGAAGGTGCGTTAA
- the murD gene encoding UDP-N-acetylmuramoyl-L-alanine--D-glutamate ligase, whose translation MKISLLGHGKTTLALARFFKKNHNEVKFFDDKFHSFHKDSEGFLCYPSKDFNPNNSQLEIVSPGISFTHPLVMKAKHLMSEYDYIDSLFDHSFTPTMISISGTNGKTTTTEMLTALLEDFKAVSGGNIGTPLIELFEKQSPLWVLETSSFSLHYTNKAYPLIYLLINVEADHLTWHCNFENYLNAKLKVLTLMPKTSLAILPLKFKEHPIIQNSQAQKIFFDHSEEVLERLEIPSNALFFKGAFLLDAALALLVYEQFLKIKNLKWQDYRENALKRLNAFKIGSHKMEEFRDKEGRLWVDDSKATNIDATLQALKTFKNQKIHLIVGGDIKGVNLTPLFEEFKNYKISLYAIGSSASIVQALALEFNVSCQVCLKLEKAVQEIKSVLLQNEIALLSPSAASLDQFSSYKERGEKFKAFVLKD comes from the coding sequence ATGAAAATCTCTTTATTGGGGCATGGAAAAACCACTCTAGCCCTAGCGCGTTTTTTTAAAAAAAACCATAATGAAGTCAAATTTTTTGATGATAAATTCCATTCATTCCATAAGGATAGCGAGGGTTTTCTTTGTTATCCCAGTAAGGATTTTAACCCTAATAATTCCCAACTAGAGATAGTCAGTCCGGGCATTAGTTTCACGCACCCTTTAGTCATGAAAGCCAAGCATTTAATGAGCGAATACGATTATATTGATAGCTTGTTTGATCATTCTTTCACGCCTACGATGATAAGCATTAGCGGCACTAATGGTAAAACCACCACGACAGAAATGCTCACTGCGCTTTTAGAAGATTTTAAGGCTGTGAGTGGGGGGAATATCGGCACGCCCTTGATTGAATTGTTTGAAAAGCAATCGCCCTTGTGGGTGTTAGAAACAAGCTCTTTTTCTTTGCATTACACTAACAAGGCTTACCCTTTAATCTACTTGCTCATCAATGTGGAAGCCGATCATTTGACTTGGCATTGCAATTTTGAAAATTATTTGAACGCTAAACTCAAGGTTCTAACATTGATGCCTAAAACTTCGCTCGCTATCCTCCCTTTAAAATTCAAAGAACACCCTATTATTCAAAACTCGCAAGCGCAAAAAATCTTTTTTGATCACAGCGAAGAGGTTTTAGAACGTTTAGAAATCCCTTCTAACGCTCTTTTTTTTAAGGGAGCGTTTTTATTAGACGCTGCCTTAGCCCTTTTAGTTTATGAGCAATTTTTAAAAATAAAGAATTTAAAATGGCAAGATTATAGAGAAAACGCCCTTAAAAGACTGAACGCTTTTAAAATCGGCTCGCATAAAATGGAAGAATTTAGGGATAAAGAAGGGCGTTTGTGGGTAGATGACAGCAAGGCCACGAACATTGATGCCACCTTACAAGCCCTAAAAACCTTTAAGAATCAAAAAATCCATTTGATTGTAGGGGGCGATATTAAAGGAGTTAATTTAACCCCCCTTTTTGAAGAGTTTAAAAACTATAAAATAAGCCTTTATGCCATAGGATCAAGCGCTTCTATCGTCCAAGCCTTAGCGTTAGAATTTAATGTTTCTTGTCAGGTTTGTTTGAAATTAGAAAAAGCGGTTCAAGAAATTAAAAGCGTTTTATTGCAAAATGAAATCGCTTTGCTTTCACCCAGCGCGGCCAGTTTGGATCAATTTTCTTCGTATAAAGAAAGAGGTGAAAAATTCAAGGCGTTTGTTTTAAAAGATTAA
- a CDS encoding DUF493 family protein gives MPSDSEKPTIIYPCLWDYRVIMTTNDTSTLKKLLETYQRPFKLEFKNTSKNAKFYSFNVSMEVSNEAERNEIFQKISQLEVVVHAL, from the coding sequence GTGCCGTCTGATTCAGAAAAACCCACTATTATTTACCCTTGTCTTTGGGATTATAGGGTGATTATGACCACTAACGATACAAGCACATTAAAAAAGCTTTTAGAAACCTACCAACGCCCCTTTAAATTGGAATTCAAAAACACTTCTAAAAACGCTAAATTTTATAGCTTTAATGTTTCTATGGAAGTTTCAAACGAAGCAGAACGGAACGAAATTTTTCAAAAAATCTCACAATTAGAGGTTGTGGTGCATGCGCTTTAA
- a CDS encoding hotdog domain-containing protein, whose translation MRCRVYYEDTDSEGVFVIRSIKADFFTPASLGQVLEIRTQIKELRKVFVVLFQEIYCIQNASLEPMKPFKVFASEIKFGFVNRSTYSPIAIPKLFKELLSAV comes from the coding sequence ATGCGCTGTAGGGTATATTACGAAGATACCGACTCTGAAGGCGTGTTTGTCATCCGCTCTATCAAAGCGGATTTTTTTACCCCTGCGAGTTTGGGACAAGTCTTAGAAATAAGAACGCAAATTAAAGAATTAAGAAAGGTTTTTGTGGTGCTTTTTCAAGAAATTTATTGCATCCAAAACGCTTCTTTAGAGCCTATGAAGCCTTTTAAAGTCTTTGCTTCAGAAATCAAGTTTGGCTTTGTCAACCGCTCTACATACAGCCCTATTGCCATTCCTAAATTGTTTAAGGAGCTTCTTAGTGCCGTCTGA
- a CDS encoding sodium-dependent transporter translates to MGNHFSKLGFVLAALGSAIGLGHIWRFPYMTGVSGGGAFVLLFLFLSLSVGAAMFIAEMLLGQSTQKNVTEAFKELDINPKKRWKYAGLLLISGPLILTFYGTILGWVLYYLVSVSFNLPNNIQESEQIFTQTLQSIGLQSIGLFSVLFITGWIVSRGIKEGIEKLNLVLMPLLFATFFGLLFYAMSMDSFSKAFHFMFDFKPKDLTSQVFTYSLGQVFFSLSIGLGINITYAAVTDKTQNLLKSTIWVVLSGILISLVAGLMIFTFVFEYGANVSQGTGLIFTSLPVVFGQMGAIGVLVSILFLLALAFAGITSTVALLEPSVMYLTEKYQYSRFKVTWGLVALIFIVGVVLIFSLHKDYKDYLTFFEKSLFDWLDFASSTIIMPLGGMATFIFMGWVLKKEKLRLLSAHFLGPKLFATWYFLLKYITPLIVFSIWLSKIY, encoded by the coding sequence ATGGGTAATCATTTTTCTAAATTAGGATTTGTTTTAGCGGCTTTAGGGAGCGCGATAGGTTTAGGGCATATCTGGCGCTTCCCCTATATGACTGGGGTGAGTGGTGGGGGTGCTTTTGTTTTATTATTTTTATTTTTATCCTTAAGCGTTGGTGCGGCGATGTTTATCGCTGAAATGCTATTAGGACAAAGCACGCAAAAAAATGTAACAGAAGCTTTTAAAGAGCTTGACATTAACCCTAAAAAACGCTGGAAATACGCAGGGCTTTTGCTTATTTCTGGACCTTTAATACTGACTTTTTATGGCACTATTTTAGGCTGGGTGCTTTATTATTTGGTGAGTGTTAGTTTTAATTTGCCTAACAATATCCAAGAATCTGAACAAATTTTTACTCAAACTTTGCAGTCTATAGGGTTACAATCCATAGGACTTTTTAGCGTTTTATTCATAACCGGATGGATTGTTTCTAGGGGGATTAAAGAAGGCATTGAAAAACTCAATTTGGTTTTAATGCCCTTACTCTTTGCCACTTTTTTTGGTTTGCTTTTTTATGCGATGAGCATGGATTCTTTTTCTAAAGCTTTCCATTTCATGTTTGATTTCAAGCCAAAAGATTTGACTTCTCAAGTGTTCACTTATTCCTTGGGGCAGGTTTTCTTTTCTTTAAGCATCGGTTTAGGGATCAATATCACTTATGCTGCGGTTACGGATAAAACGCAGAATTTGCTTAAAAGCACGATTTGGGTGGTTTTATCAGGGATTTTAATTTCTCTTGTGGCAGGGCTTATGATTTTCACTTTTGTGTTTGAATACGGGGCGAATGTCTCGCAAGGCACAGGGTTAATTTTCACTTCTTTACCGGTGGTTTTTGGCCAAATGGGAGCGATAGGCGTTCTTGTTTCAATTCTTTTCTTGCTCGCGCTCGCTTTTGCTGGCATCACTTCTACGGTGGCTTTATTAGAGCCAAGCGTGATGTATCTTACCGAAAAGTATCAATACTCTCGTTTTAAGGTTACTTGGGGTCTTGTAGCGTTGATTTTTATCGTAGGCGTGGTGTTGATTTTCTCGCTCCATAAGGATTATAAAGATTACCTCACTTTCTTTGAAAAAAGTCTTTTTGATTGGTTGGATTTTGCCTCAAGCACCATTATCATGCCTTTAGGCGGGATGGCAACCTTTATTTTTATGGGCTGGGTTTTGAAAAAAGAAAAATTGCGTCTCTTGAGCGCGCACTTTTTAGGTCCTAAATTGTTTGCAACTTGGTATTTCTTGCTTAAATACATCACCCCTTTAATTGTGTTTTCCATTTGGTTGAGCAAGATTTATTAA